The following proteins are co-located in the Sardina pilchardus chromosome 24, fSarPil1.1, whole genome shotgun sequence genome:
- the LOC134072669 gene encoding gap junction beta-4 protein-like — translation MTLDIFKSWITGIFKYSTMLSKVWLLVYVYRVLVYFVVAQYVWIDKTRNFECVSTIQGCTSVCYDHYFSISPSLLWALQLIFIICPSLLVVGHVKWREQKDLKYIVKHRGAHLYTHPGKKRGGLWWMYLLSLVLRAGFDAGFLCILRSLYSGYDMPKVIRCDLTPCQGHVECYVTRPTEKKIFTLIMVVSACIGIVICICEMVYLIHKRIRKIIFIHKRHRQDFFAESHELGEIAPPRTSRYRQVDPTFSRPPYRGPSRAPSRTSVQNPHNPTTSSASKARQTYL, via the coding sequence ATGACTTTGGACATATTTAAATCATGGATTACTGGGATTTTTAAATACTCCACCATGCTAAGCAAGGTCTGGCTATTGGTATATGTGTATCGGGTCCTCGTCTACTTTGTAGTTGCCCAGTATGTGTGGATTGATAAGACCAGGAACTTTGAGTGTGTCAGCACAATACAGGGTTGCACCAGCGTCTGCTATGACCActacttctccatctctcccagcCTCTTGTGGGCCCTGCagctcatcttcatcatctgccCGTCGCTGCTGGTGGTGGGCCACGTCAAGTGGCGCGAGCAGAAGGACCTCAAGTACATCGTCAAACACAGGGGGGCGCACCTATACACGCACCCGGGGAAGAAGCGTGGAGGGCTGTGGTGGATGTACCTGCTGAGCCTGGTCCTGAGGGCTGGTTTTGATGCGGGCTTCCTCTGCATCCTCCGGTCCCTCTACAGCGGCTACGACATGCCCAAGGTCATCAGGTGTGATCTGACCCCCTGCCAGGGCCACGTCGAGTGCTACGTGACGCGTCCCACCGAGAAGAAAATCTTCACACTGATCATGGTGGTGTCGGCCTGCATCGGCATCGTCATTTGCATCTGCGAGATGGTCTACCTGATCCACAAGAGGATCCGAAAAATCATATTCATTCACAAGAGGCACCGCCAGGACTTTTTCGCTGAGAGCCATGAGCTCGGTGAGATTGCGCCACCCAGAACCTCTCGGTACAGGCAGGTCGACCCGACTTTCTCCAGGCCCCCTTATCGAGGCCCATCCAGAGCTCCGTCCAGAACTTCTGTCCAAAACCCCCACAACCCAACAACCTCCAGTGCCTCTAAAGCCAGGCAGACATATCTAtag
- the LOC134073215 gene encoding gap junction beta-7 protein-like, translating into MSLNQIVLLIFGDNAYSTYFGRVWLLVYVYRVVIYFISAQFVWIDNFECNTLQPGCAKACYDSSFPISPSLLWALQLVSITCPSLLVRCYMKEHIQKKCKDTNGHRGAHPNERKKQRNLWCMNLISLVLSAALDVGFLRIRYHIYDGYYMPRLANCALSPCPNVVDCYISHPTAKTIFSLLMVVMACVSIVLCFCEIIYLIRQYKKNHQHMVSDSHELGELVLPRTDPTASRALSRTSSRTSVQNTHSPTISETQRTFV; encoded by the coding sequence ATGTCTTTGAATCAGATCGTATTACTGATTTTTGGAGATAACGCATATTCCACCTACTTTGGACGAGTCTGGCTATTGGTATATGTGTATAGAGTCGTGATCTACTTTATATCTGCCCAGTTTGTGTGGATCGATAATTTTGAGTGCAACACACTCCAGCCAGGCTGTGCCAAGGCCTGCTATGATTCTTCCTTCCCCATCTCCCCCAGCCTGTTATGGGCCCTGCAGCTTGTTTCCATCACCTGTCCCTCTCTGCTGGTACGGTGCTACATGAAGGAACACATACAGAAAAAATGCAAGGACACCAACGGCCACAGGGGGGCGCACCCGAATGAGAGGAAGAAGCAGCGTAACTTGTGGTGCATGAACCTGATCAGCCTGGTTCTGAGTGCCGCTTTGGACGTGGGTTTCCTTCGCATCCGCTATCACATCTACGATGGTTACTACATGCCCAGGCTCGCCAATTGTGCGCTGTCGCCATGTCCGAACGTCGTGGACTGTTACATTTCACATCCCACCGCAAAGACGATCTTCTCACTCTTAATGGTGGTGATGGCGTGCGTCAGCATCGTCTTGTGCTTCTGTGAGATTATCTACCTGATCAGGCAGTACAAGAAGAACCACCAGCATATGGTTTCTGACAGTCATGAGCTCGGCGAGCTGGTACTGCCCAGGACCGACCCGACCGCTTCCAGAGCTCTGTCCAGAACCTCGTCCAGAACCTCAGTCCAAAACACCCACAGCCCGACCATCTCTGAAACCCAACGGACATTTGTATAG
- the LOC134073113 gene encoding LOW QUALITY PROTEIN: gap junction beta-3 protein-like (The sequence of the model RefSeq protein was modified relative to this genomic sequence to represent the inferred CDS: deleted 1 base in 1 codon), with translation MTLNQIVLLIFGDNAYSTYFGRVWLLVYVYRVLIYFISAQYVWIDNFECNTLQPGCTKVCYDSAFPISPSLLWALQLVAITCPSLLVRCYMKEHIQKKRRNTNGHRGAHLNEKKKQRSLWCMNLISLVLRAALDVGFLYLLYHIYDGYVIPRLFSCQLPPCPNVVDCYISHPTAKKIFSLLMVVMASVCIVLCFCEIIYLIYQKIIRLHKKNHQQTFAESHEFGELVLPGTDPTASRALPKPPHPDWL, from the exons ATGACTTTGAATCAGATCGTATTACTGATTTTTGGAGATAACGCATATTCCACCTACTTTGGACGTGTCTGGCTATTGGTATATGTGTATAGAGTCTTAATCTACTTTATATCTGCCCAGTACGTCTGGATCGATAATTTTGAGTGCAACACACTCCAGCCAGGCTGCACCAAAGTCTGCTATGACTCTGCCTTCCCCATCTCCCCCAGCCTGTTATGGGCCCTACAGCTTGTTGCCATCACCTGTCCCTCTCTGCTGGTACGGTGCTACATGAAGGAACACATACAGAAAAAACGCAGGAACACCAACGGCCACAGGGGGGCGCACTTGAatgagaagaagaagcagcgcAGCTTGTGGTGCATGAACCTGATCAGCCTG GTTCTGAGGGCTGCTTTGGACGTGGGCTTCCTTTACCTCCTCTATCATATCTACGACGGCTACGTCATACCCAGGCTCTTTAGCTGCCAGCTGCCGCCGTGTCCGAACGTCGTGGACTGTTACATTTCACATCCCACCGCAAAGAAGATCTTCTCGCTCTTAATGGTGGTGATGGCGAGCGTCTGCATTGTCTTGTGCTTCTGTGAGATTATCTACCTGATCTACCAGAAGATCATCAGGCTGCACAAGAAGAACCACCAGCAGACATTTGCTGAGAGTCATGAGTTCGGCGAGCTGGTACTGCCCGGGACCGACCCGACCGCTTCCAGAGCTCTCCCAAAACCCCCACATCCCGACTGGCTCTGA